One Methylocaldum marinum DNA window includes the following coding sequences:
- the fliD gene encoding flagellar filament capping protein FliD, whose product MAGITSTGLGSGLNISSLVSQLVQAERTPIAARLDRQEVAIQSKISSFGNFKSALSAFRDSLSALRNLNSFQKSSATSSDGSIVGASAESNADLGNYKIEVKQLAQSHALATGYFISADAVVGTGTLTLKFGATDYTPPSDGVPGSYNGFTQNPDRGTLTLEIDSSNNTLSAIRDAINNAKAGVTAVIVNDGGGSRLVLNSSETGAENSLQISVADDDGNSTDTSGLSVLSFNAAAVNLQQTQAALDAKIAINGLEVVSASNTVKDALKGVTFDLQSAQPGKIVNVSISQSNDEIKKLIEGFVKSFNELAKTDRALTGYDAARKAGGLLQGDATVRGGMAQLRSELARFVQGLEGSTKTLADIGIRTQRDGTLSLDGTKLNEALNADRNSVAALFAPIGRPTDAGIVYSGHTADTRPGTYAVNITQSATQGLLNGGAVNSLVVDADNDTFKIKVDGVLSADITLTQATYGSHAALAAEIQSRINGDSALKAKGVSVGVSYDDVDNRFVIQSRSYGSESQVEITQVDNNSEATLGLKLGSSLADGTGGKDVAGSIGESEATGKGRELTAAAGDAQGLKLLIADAKTGDRGAVGFSRGLVERLDKVLSGLLESKGAIEARTDGLEKSLENIQESRELLESRMSDLEKRLLDRFNRMDALLGQFQAISSYLGQQLAALPLANQNKK is encoded by the coding sequence ATGGCAGGTATCACATCGACGGGGCTCGGGTCCGGTCTCAATATATCCAGCCTGGTCAGCCAACTGGTGCAGGCGGAACGCACGCCAATTGCGGCTCGCTTGGATCGGCAAGAGGTCGCGATTCAATCCAAGATTTCCTCGTTCGGAAATTTCAAGAGCGCGTTATCGGCTTTTCGCGATAGCCTTTCGGCGCTGAGAAACCTCAACAGCTTTCAGAAGTCGAGCGCTACCTCCAGCGACGGCAGCATCGTCGGCGCCTCGGCCGAAAGCAATGCCGATCTGGGTAATTACAAGATCGAGGTCAAACAGCTCGCGCAGAGTCATGCTCTCGCGACCGGTTATTTCATATCGGCCGATGCCGTGGTCGGGACCGGGACTTTGACGCTGAAGTTCGGCGCCACGGACTACACGCCGCCGTCAGATGGCGTTCCGGGCAGTTACAACGGATTTACCCAAAATCCCGACAGAGGCACGCTGACCCTCGAGATCGATTCGAGCAACAACACCTTGAGCGCGATTCGAGACGCGATCAACAACGCCAAGGCGGGGGTAACCGCGGTCATCGTCAACGACGGCGGCGGTTCTCGCCTTGTGCTCAATTCCAGTGAAACCGGTGCCGAGAACAGCCTGCAGATCAGCGTAGCGGACGATGACGGGAATTCGACCGATACCTCGGGGCTCTCGGTCCTATCTTTTAATGCGGCGGCCGTCAATCTGCAGCAGACTCAGGCGGCGCTGGACGCGAAGATCGCGATCAATGGGCTCGAGGTTGTCAGTGCGAGCAACACCGTCAAAGACGCGCTTAAAGGAGTGACGTTCGATCTTCAGTCGGCTCAACCCGGGAAGATCGTCAATGTATCGATCAGCCAGAGCAACGACGAGATCAAAAAGCTTATAGAAGGATTCGTCAAAAGTTTCAATGAATTGGCAAAAACGGACCGAGCTTTGACCGGCTATGACGCCGCCCGGAAAGCGGGCGGGCTTTTGCAGGGCGACGCCACGGTACGCGGCGGAATGGCGCAGCTGCGTTCCGAGTTAGCGCGATTTGTCCAAGGACTCGAAGGCTCGACGAAAACCTTGGCCGATATCGGCATCCGTACGCAAAGAGACGGGACCCTCAGTTTGGACGGTACTAAGTTGAACGAGGCCTTGAACGCGGATCGGAACAGCGTAGCCGCTCTGTTCGCGCCCATCGGCCGCCCTACGGACGCCGGAATCGTGTATTCCGGCCATACCGCCGATACCAGGCCGGGAACTTATGCCGTCAATATCACCCAGTCGGCGACGCAAGGCCTTCTGAACGGCGGTGCCGTCAACTCGTTGGTGGTGGATGCCGATAACGACACCTTCAAGATCAAAGTCGACGGGGTTTTGTCGGCCGACATCACCTTGACGCAAGCGACCTATGGCAGTCATGCGGCTCTGGCTGCGGAAATACAGTCCCGCATCAATGGCGACAGCGCGCTGAAGGCGAAAGGAGTTTCGGTCGGCGTCAGTTATGACGACGTTGATAATCGGTTTGTCATTCAATCCAGGAGTTACGGCTCGGAGTCTCAAGTCGAGATTACCCAGGTCGATAACAATAGTGAGGCGACCTTGGGGCTGAAACTTGGATCTAGCCTGGCGGACGGCACCGGAGGCAAGGATGTGGCCGGGAGCATCGGAGAGTCGGAAGCAACGGGCAAGGGCCGGGAGTTGACGGCGGCAGCCGGCGACGCACAGGGACTCAAGCTTCTAATCGCGGATGCCAAAACCGGCGATCGCGGTGCGGTCGGTTTCTCCCGCGGACTGGTAGAGAGGCTGGACAAGGTTCTTTCCGGATTGCTGGAGAGCAAAGGGGCGATAGAAGCTCGTACGGACGGGCTGGAAAAAAGCCTCGAGAATATTCAGGAAAGTCGAGAGCTTTTGGAGAGTCGGATGAGCGATCTCGAAAAACGTCTCTTGGATCGGTTCAACAGAATGGATGCGCTCTTGGGGCAGTTCCAGGCGATCAGCAGCTATTTGGGACAGCAGTTAGCCGCTTTGCCGTTGGCTAACCAGAATAAGAAGTAA
- a CDS encoding flagellar protein FlaG — protein sequence MDAPTALGNVTALKPNMVRRPAADEVGSESVAAAGSIGTAQQASTGRAVPPSLAAEAFASSGKEGEKPRDEVAHAVRNFNEFFQMLRRTVQFSVDEDSGRTIVQVKDAETDELIRQIPSEEILRLARHLDEFKDGFKGMFLKEKV from the coding sequence ATGGATGCACCGACAGCTTTGGGCAATGTAACGGCTCTGAAGCCGAACATGGTGCGTCGCCCGGCGGCGGACGAGGTGGGTTCGGAATCCGTCGCCGCGGCGGGAAGCATCGGGACGGCACAACAGGCTTCTACGGGCCGCGCGGTTCCGCCGTCTTTGGCCGCCGAGGCGTTTGCTTCTTCGGGAAAGGAAGGAGAGAAGCCAAGGGACGAAGTCGCTCATGCCGTACGTAATTTCAACGAATTCTTTCAAATGTTGCGGCGGACGGTCCAGTTTTCCGTCGATGAAGACTCGGGTCGGACGATCGTGCAGGTCAAGGATGCCGAGACCGATGAACTGATTCGTCAAATCCCCTCGGAAGAGATTTTGAGACTCGCAAGACATTTGGACGAGTTCAAGGATGGATTCAAGGGTATGTTCCTAAAGGAAAAAGTCTGA
- a CDS encoding flagellin, whose protein sequence is MPQVINTNISSLNAQRQLNRSQMTLQTSMERLSSGLRINSAKDDAAGLAISDRMTAQIRGLNQAVRNANDGISLAQVAEGALQESTNILQRMRELAVQSANDSNSASDRVNLQKEVNQLQAELNRIANTTTFNGKKLLDGTFSGQEFQVGAFANQSIQVTVGSAKATDMGANTLSNDDVAGAITEAVAGAANNVAGGTLTINGYLGTGVDVTVGAGDTARAIAEGINAVTDQTGVSARAVTYAKIDNVSATGIYSLDLNGQNTASAVTISASITDTGDLTELANAINGVSGKTGVTAELSSDKSYITLKNAEGYDIHVANSTGSAGDFDLTGLQEDGETEVGNAATLTAAGGDDATVGGNVIFESAKSFSIDSTDTALFAAETGSSLSDVGSVDIGSQKGALDTLAVLDGALAFIADTRADLGAIQNRFSSTISNLENVSQNISAARSRVQDADFAKETSELSRSQILQQAGTAMLAQANASTQTVLSLLRG, encoded by the coding sequence ATGCCCCAAGTTATTAACACCAACATTTCTTCACTCAACGCCCAGCGGCAACTTAATCGCTCGCAGATGACGCTGCAAACTTCCATGGAGCGCCTCTCCTCGGGACTGCGCATCAACAGCGCCAAGGACGATGCCGCGGGTCTTGCCATCTCGGACCGCATGACCGCCCAGATTCGGGGTCTTAACCAAGCGGTACGTAACGCCAATGATGGTATTTCTTTGGCTCAAGTGGCCGAGGGGGCGCTTCAGGAATCCACCAACATTCTGCAACGCATGCGTGAATTGGCCGTACAGTCCGCCAACGACAGCAACAGCGCTTCTGACCGCGTAAACCTGCAAAAGGAAGTAAACCAACTGCAGGCTGAGCTGAATCGCATTGCCAACACGACCACCTTCAATGGGAAAAAATTGCTGGATGGCACTTTCAGTGGCCAGGAGTTCCAGGTGGGCGCGTTTGCCAACCAGAGCATCCAAGTGACCGTGGGCAGCGCCAAAGCCACCGATATGGGAGCAAACACACTGAGCAATGATGATGTGGCTGGCGCCATTACAGAAGCCGTCGCGGGCGCCGCCAACAATGTTGCAGGCGGCACTCTGACCATCAATGGCTATCTGGGAACAGGGGTGGATGTCACGGTCGGCGCGGGCGATACGGCCAGGGCCATTGCGGAAGGTATAAACGCAGTTACGGATCAAACCGGCGTTTCCGCTAGGGCCGTGACTTATGCCAAGATCGATAACGTGAGCGCTACCGGGATTTATTCACTCGATCTTAATGGCCAAAATACCGCGAGTGCAGTGACGATCAGCGCCAGCATAACCGATACCGGCGATCTCACGGAACTCGCGAATGCAATCAATGGCGTTTCCGGTAAGACGGGCGTTACTGCAGAACTGAGCAGCGACAAGTCCTACATAACACTGAAAAATGCCGAGGGATACGATATCCATGTCGCTAACAGCACGGGTTCTGCGGGAGACTTCGATTTGACCGGATTGCAGGAGGACGGGGAAACAGAGGTCGGCAATGCGGCCACCCTGACTGCAGCCGGCGGCGATGATGCTACCGTCGGCGGTAACGTGATTTTTGAATCAGCCAAATCGTTTTCGATCGATTCGACGGATACGGCACTCTTCGCCGCGGAGACGGGCTCCTCTCTCAGCGATGTGGGATCCGTGGACATCGGTTCGCAAAAAGGTGCGCTGGACACTTTGGCCGTATTGGATGGGGCTCTGGCCTTCATTGCCGATACCCGTGCCGATTTGGGCGCGATCCAAAACCGCTTCAGCTCGACGATCTCGAACCTCGAGAACGTATCTCAGAACATCTCGGCAGCCCGTTCGCGCGTGCAGGACGCGGACTTCGCGAAGGAAACCTCGGAACTCAGCCGCAGCCAGATTCTGCAACAGGCCGGCACGGCCATGCTGGCCCAGGCCAATGCCTCAACGCAGACCGTGCTTTCCCTGCTTCGCGGTTAA
- a CDS encoding type II toxin-antitoxin system Phd/YefM family antitoxin, whose protein sequence is MTRLLPAAKTHLSKLIDQIASGKEKEFVISRNGKPVARVLPIAKVEISRRIGIAKGEFTIPEDIDQSKQEIARLFNGETSDDAPAA, encoded by the coding sequence TTGACCAGATTGCTTCCGGCAGCGAAAACTCATTTATCCAAGCTTATTGACCAGATTGCTTCCGGCAAGGAAAAGGAGTTTGTGATCTCCCGCAATGGCAAACCGGTAGCCCGTGTCCTTCCTATCGCCAAGGTGGAAATATCGCGCCGGATTGGAATTGCCAAAGGCGAATTCACCATCCCGGAGGATATCGATCAAAGCAAGCAAGAGATCGCTCGATTGTTCAACGGCGAGACATCCGACGATGCGCCTGCTGCTTGA
- a CDS encoding type II toxin-antitoxin system VapC family toxin — protein sequence MTEKARRLILDPNCEIHISVASLWEIAIKHQLGCGDMPVSGVRAAELFESAGYLQLPILGTHATAVESLPAIHNDPFDRILIAQALTEPMRLVTHDRTVTRHSDTVIFV from the coding sequence CTGACCGAAAAAGCACGCCGCCTGATTTTGGATCCAAACTGTGAAATACATATCAGCGTGGCTTCACTCTGGGAAATCGCCATCAAACATCAACTCGGATGCGGCGATATGCCCGTATCCGGCGTCCGTGCCGCGGAGCTTTTCGAAAGCGCCGGTTACCTACAATTACCCATTCTGGGCACCCATGCGACTGCGGTCGAATCCCTGCCCGCTATTCACAACGATCCCTTCGACCGCATTCTCATCGCCCAGGCACTAACCGAACCCATGCGGCTGGTGACGCATGATCGGACTGTGACGCGCCATAGCGATACGGTAATTTTCGTATGA
- the tnpA gene encoding IS200/IS605 family transposase produces MREWQSQSHVKWYCKYHVAFVPKYRRRAIYGTLRRRVGGIFRELCRQVGIELVEGHAMPDHIHLCLSIPPKFSVAYTVGFLKGKSAVRIHREFLGQKRNFTGLHFWAKGYCVSTVGLDEQVIRAYIRHQEAEERRIEQLYIQGL; encoded by the coding sequence ATGCGAGAATGGCAGAGCCAATCTCACGTCAAATGGTACTGCAAGTACCATGTTGCGTTTGTGCCCAAATACCGGCGCCGGGCAATCTATGGAACGTTGCGGCGACGGGTCGGGGGGATTTTCCGCGAGTTGTGCCGCCAAGTGGGCATCGAGTTGGTGGAAGGGCACGCGATGCCGGATCACATTCATCTGTGCTTGAGTATTCCGCCGAAGTTCAGCGTGGCCTATACGGTGGGCTTTCTGAAAGGGAAATCCGCGGTCCGTATCCATCGGGAATTCTTGGGACAGAAGCGAAACTTCACGGGGCTACATTTCTGGGCCAAGGGGTATTGCGTCAGCACTGTGGGATTGGATGAGCAAGTGATTCGAGCCTATATCCGTCATCAGGAAGCTGAGGAGAGGCGCATCGAGCAACTGTACATCCAGGGTCTTTAG
- a CDS encoding TMEM165/GDT1 family protein has translation MACNLINDVGVWLDGNLPAIDWARWWASSGTAFALVTAAEFGDKSQLVCMTLAARHRHWPILLGAALAFAILNLVAVVFGAAAARWLPESLVSLAVAVLFAVFGVKALLFREDEGEVVTEKSGHGIFLTTFLMIFFAEFGDKTQLAVAGLGAAAPPVPVWLGATAALGLTSALGIWAGAKLLRKTPQRALHIASGLLFLGFAVFAAFRIVPEELWSWLQSSFDRLDSIVTELFS, from the coding sequence GTGGCTTGCAATCTGATAAACGATGTGGGTGTGTGGCTGGATGGAAACCTGCCGGCGATCGATTGGGCGCGGTGGTGGGCATCATCCGGGACCGCGTTCGCGCTGGTGACGGCCGCGGAGTTCGGCGACAAGAGTCAATTGGTCTGTATGACGCTGGCGGCGAGACACCGCCACTGGCCTATTCTGCTTGGTGCCGCCCTCGCTTTTGCCATTTTGAATCTGGTGGCTGTGGTGTTCGGAGCGGCGGCCGCGCGATGGCTGCCCGAATCCTTGGTATCCCTGGCCGTGGCCGTCCTGTTTGCCGTTTTCGGCGTGAAAGCCCTGCTTTTTAGGGAGGACGAGGGCGAGGTGGTCACCGAAAAAAGCGGCCACGGAATCTTTTTAACGACTTTCCTGATGATTTTCTTCGCCGAGTTCGGCGACAAGACCCAATTGGCGGTCGCGGGCTTGGGGGCGGCGGCGCCGCCCGTGCCGGTGTGGCTCGGCGCGACCGCGGCCTTGGGCCTGACTTCCGCTCTGGGGATTTGGGCGGGTGCGAAGTTGTTGCGAAAGACGCCGCAGCGCGCCTTGCATATCGCCAGCGGTCTGCTGTTTCTCGGATTTGCGGTTTTTGCGGCCTTCAGAATCGTGCCGGAGGAGCTATGGAGTTGGCTACAAAGTAGCTTTGATCGATTAGATTCGATTGTTACGGAATTGTTTTCGTAG
- a CDS encoding ZIP family metal transporter, with product MNSQGLNLLAEKLRANVLYRKYARLPALAQRLVLVSSLAFLTTVLLVVVYFFVDPIIAIGTFASILAGLATGFGALPALLFKNVSNRTLYLMLGGAAGVMLAATAFSLIVPGIDAGNELWPGFGVYVVAAGVLIGAVFLVLADNWLPYERFLGESGEAFASLRKIWLFIAAIVIHNLPEGMAVGVSFGSGDWHNGVVLAIAVGLQNVPEGLAVAMPLVALGYRRQQAVLIATLTGLIEPVGAVLGVAAVTMFMPLLPIGMAFAAGAMLFVISDDIIPETQSQGKARYATFALMFGFIIMMILDNLLTS from the coding sequence ATGAACTCGCAAGGTTTGAATCTGCTGGCCGAGAAACTTCGCGCCAACGTCCTCTATCGGAAATACGCTCGCCTCCCGGCTCTGGCTCAGCGGCTGGTCCTGGTGAGTTCGCTGGCATTCCTGACGACTGTGCTTCTGGTCGTGGTGTATTTCTTTGTCGATCCGATTATCGCCATAGGGACCTTCGCCAGCATCCTGGCCGGATTGGCTACCGGCTTCGGCGCCTTGCCCGCTTTGCTGTTCAAGAATGTTTCCAACCGGACCCTTTATCTGATGCTGGGGGGAGCCGCCGGTGTGATGTTGGCGGCCACCGCTTTCTCGCTGATCGTGCCGGGCATCGACGCCGGCAATGAGCTGTGGCCTGGGTTCGGCGTGTACGTGGTTGCGGCCGGGGTTTTGATCGGCGCGGTTTTTCTCGTGTTGGCGGACAACTGGCTGCCCTACGAGCGGTTTTTGGGCGAGAGCGGAGAAGCCTTCGCCTCGCTGCGAAAGATCTGGCTCTTTATCGCCGCGATCGTTATACATAACCTGCCGGAAGGCATGGCGGTCGGCGTAAGCTTCGGTTCCGGCGACTGGCACAACGGCGTCGTCTTGGCGATCGCAGTCGGTCTGCAAAACGTCCCGGAAGGCTTGGCGGTTGCCATGCCGCTGGTGGCTTTGGGGTATCGGCGGCAGCAGGCGGTTTTGATCGCCACCCTGACAGGGCTGATCGAGCCCGTCGGTGCCGTTCTCGGCGTTGCCGCGGTGACGATGTTTATGCCGTTATTGCCCATTGGCATGGCGTTCGCCGCGGGAGCGATGCTGTTCGTGATCAGTGACGACATCATTCCCGAAACACAATCCCAAGGTAAGGCCCGTTATGCGACTTTCGCGCTGATGTTCGGTTTCATCATCATGATGATTTTGGACAACCTGCTCACATCCTGA
- the surE gene encoding 5'/3'-nucleotidase SurE, producing the protein MHILLSNDDGYSAKGLITLAHALGQRARLTVVAPERNRSGASNSLTLDRPLRVSRTESGFIKIDGTPTDCVHLAVTGLLHEEPDMVFAGINHGSNLGDDVIYSGTVAAATEGRFLGLPAVAVSLASNNPQHFDTAAQVAVALLKQIQEHPLPADTILNVNVPDVPLSELRGFQSTRLGQRHKAESVIRTTDPRGREIYWIGSAGPEQDAGPGTDFHAIRNNYVSVTPLQIDLTRYESLQRLADWLPREVIT; encoded by the coding sequence ATGCATATTTTGTTGAGCAATGATGACGGTTATTCCGCCAAAGGACTGATCACCTTGGCCCATGCGCTGGGGCAGAGGGCGCGACTGACCGTGGTCGCTCCCGAAAGAAACCGCAGCGGAGCGAGCAATTCGCTGACGCTGGACAGACCCTTGCGCGTCAGCCGAACCGAAAGCGGTTTCATCAAAATTGACGGCACGCCCACCGACTGCGTGCACCTGGCCGTGACCGGCCTGCTGCATGAAGAGCCGGACATGGTGTTCGCCGGCATCAATCACGGCTCGAATCTGGGCGACGACGTCATCTACTCCGGCACCGTAGCGGCAGCCACCGAAGGACGATTTCTGGGGCTTCCGGCAGTCGCGGTATCTTTGGCATCGAACAATCCGCAGCATTTCGATACCGCTGCCCAAGTGGCGGTCGCTTTGCTCAAACAGATCCAGGAACACCCCTTGCCCGCCGATACTATACTCAACGTCAACGTTCCCGATGTTCCGCTGAGCGAACTGCGCGGTTTCCAGTCCACCCGCCTGGGTCAGCGCCACAAGGCAGAATCCGTGATCCGGACGACCGATCCGCGCGGACGCGAAATTTACTGGATCGGCTCCGCCGGTCCGGAGCAGGATGCCGGACCGGGCACCGATTTTCATGCCATACGCAACAATTACGTCTCCGTCACACCGTTGCAAATCGATTTGACCCGTTACGAAAGTCTTCAGCGATTGGCCGACTGGCTCCCGCGCGAGGTTATTACATGA
- a CDS encoding protein-L-isoaspartate(D-aspartate) O-methyltransferase produces the protein MNRRLQGIGMTSRRTRERMVSRLKEQGITNPSVLAVILETPRHIFVEEAFASRAYEDTALPIGFNQTISQPYIVARMTELLLEKGPLDKVLEVGTGSGYQTAVLAQLARRVHSVERIYPLQQRARRCIQDLHLRNVRMKHSDGGWGWDDYAPYDGIIVTAAPPELPQPLLDQMARGGVMVIPIGDGRGQFLQRVTRTEVGFQAEIIEPVSFVPLQGGLL, from the coding sequence ATGAACCGTCGTCTGCAGGGTATCGGCATGACCTCCCGCAGAACCCGGGAGCGCATGGTCAGCCGGTTGAAGGAACAAGGCATCACCAATCCGTCGGTTCTGGCTGTCATACTGGAAACGCCCCGCCATATTTTCGTCGAAGAGGCTTTCGCGAGCCGCGCCTACGAAGACACCGCGCTTCCCATCGGCTTCAACCAAACCATTTCCCAGCCTTATATCGTCGCCCGCATGACCGAGCTGCTGCTGGAAAAAGGCCCTTTGGACAAGGTGCTGGAAGTCGGCACCGGCTCGGGCTATCAAACCGCCGTACTGGCGCAACTCGCCAGACGGGTTCATTCGGTGGAACGCATTTACCCCCTTCAGCAGCGTGCCCGCCGCTGCATTCAGGACCTTCACCTGCGCAATGTGCGCATGAAGCATAGCGACGGCGGCTGGGGCTGGGACGATTACGCGCCTTACGATGGAATCATCGTCACCGCGGCACCGCCGGAACTGCCGCAGCCGCTGCTGGACCAGATGGCGCGGGGCGGCGTCATGGTGATACCCATCGGCGACGGACGCGGGCAATTTTTGCAGCGGGTTACGCGCACGGAAGTCGGATTTCAGGCGGAGATCATCGAACCCGTCAGCTTCGTGCCGCTGCAAGGCGGCCTACTCTAA
- a CDS encoding DedA family protein yields the protein MHELINWLVTTIGAMGYTGIFLLMAMESSVFPIPSEIVMPPAGYLAQQGKMNMTLVILSGTLGSLVGAYANYFVARWLGRPLLIRYGKYVWITEEHFDRVEKFFLAHGEISTFVGRLLPVVRHLISLPAGLANMNHFKFTAYTLLGAAIWVSVLSWIGYFIGENQELIARYSEHAVIDVIIFSIVLVGIYIAIHRRKARSRMHS from the coding sequence ATGCATGAACTGATCAATTGGCTTGTGACGACCATCGGCGCGATGGGCTACACTGGGATTTTTCTGCTGATGGCCATGGAGAGCTCGGTTTTCCCCATCCCCAGCGAAATCGTCATGCCGCCCGCGGGCTATCTGGCTCAACAAGGCAAGATGAACATGACCCTGGTGATCCTAAGCGGAACGCTGGGAAGCCTGGTCGGGGCTTATGCCAACTATTTCGTCGCCCGCTGGCTGGGCAGGCCGCTCCTGATCAGATACGGCAAATACGTCTGGATCACCGAGGAGCACTTCGACCGCGTGGAGAAGTTTTTCCTGGCGCACGGCGAAATCTCCACCTTCGTCGGCCGGCTCTTGCCCGTGGTCCGGCATCTGATCTCCTTGCCGGCGGGCCTTGCGAACATGAATCATTTCAAGTTCACCGCGTATACACTGCTCGGCGCGGCGATCTGGGTGTCGGTCCTGAGCTGGATCGGTTATTTCATCGGCGAAAACCAGGAACTGATCGCGCGCTACTCGGAACACGCGGTCATCGACGTGATCATATTCAGCATCGTCCTGGTTGGAATCTATATCGCCATCCATCGCCGCAAGGCCCGCAGCAGGATGCATTCATGA
- a CDS encoding iron-containing alcohol dehydrogenase gives MTIPAFSISRLPRILFGTGQLAEMPKLARSYGRKALLVTGVRSFRASSRWIWLTERLTEQGLSLEHMAVSDEPTPQLVDDAVAAFHGRRIDLVVAIGGGSVLDAAKAIAGLLPHGNSVMDHLEGVGRNIPYTGPATPFIAVPTTAGTGSEATKNAVLSVRGEHGFKKSFRHDCLVPEYAIVDPDLLDTCPPDLIAADGMDAFTQLLESYVSARANPMTDALAKSGMEAFRDGFFAALQGGDGEQARAGRGAIAYASLMSGITLAQAGLGSVHGLAAPLGAFYPIPHGLACGTLLAEATAVNIRALRERVPEHPALKKYAGIAELLTGHGFKTQMEACNALVEHLDDWTERLALKRLGDFGVESAHVPRIVANARGTSMQTNPVTLTDGEIGEILIARI, from the coding sequence ATGACTATCCCTGCATTTTCGATTTCTCGCCTTCCCCGCATCCTTTTCGGTACCGGCCAACTGGCGGAAATGCCGAAACTGGCCCGCTCGTACGGACGGAAGGCACTGCTCGTCACCGGAGTTCGCTCGTTCCGCGCGTCGTCGCGCTGGATCTGGCTGACGGAGCGTTTGACCGAACAGGGCTTGAGCTTGGAACACATGGCCGTCAGCGACGAGCCCACGCCGCAGTTGGTGGACGATGCCGTCGCCGCGTTTCATGGCCGCCGCATCGACCTGGTGGTCGCGATCGGAGGCGGCAGCGTGCTGGACGCCGCCAAGGCCATCGCGGGACTTCTGCCCCACGGCAATTCGGTCATGGATCATCTCGAGGGCGTAGGCCGCAACATTCCATACACCGGACCTGCGACACCGTTCATCGCCGTGCCCACCACCGCCGGCACCGGCAGCGAAGCGACCAAGAATGCCGTCTTGAGTGTGCGCGGCGAGCACGGCTTCAAGAAATCGTTCCGCCATGACTGCCTGGTTCCCGAATACGCGATCGTCGATCCCGATCTGCTGGACACTTGCCCGCCGGACCTGATCGCCGCCGACGGCATGGACGCGTTCACCCAGCTGCTGGAATCCTATGTCTCGGCCCGCGCCAACCCGATGACCGACGCTCTGGCAAAAAGCGGAATGGAAGCGTTTCGCGACGGCTTCTTCGCGGCCCTGCAGGGCGGCGACGGCGAGCAAGCCCGAGCCGGGCGCGGCGCCATCGCCTATGCATCGCTCATGTCCGGCATCACCCTGGCCCAGGCGGGCTTGGGCTCCGTGCACGGGCTGGCCGCGCCGCTGGGCGCCTTCTATCCGATCCCGCACGGTCTCGCCTGCGGCACCCTGCTCGCCGAGGCCACGGCCGTCAATATCCGCGCACTGAGGGAAAGAGTTCCGGAACATCCGGCCTTGAAGAAATACGCCGGTATCGCCGAACTCCTAACCGGCCATGGTTTCAAAACCCAAATGGAAGCTTGCAATGCCCTGGTTGAACACTTGGACGACTGGACCGAACGGCTGGCTCTGAAGCGCCTCGGCGATTTCGGCGTGGAATCGGCGCACGTTCCCAGGATCGTCGCCAACGCCCGCGGGACCAGCATGCAAACCAATCCGGTAACGCTCACCGACGGCGAAATCGGCGAAATCCTCATCGCCAGAATCTGA